One genomic region from Mytilus trossulus isolate FHL-02 chromosome 9, PNRI_Mtr1.1.1.hap1, whole genome shotgun sequence encodes:
- the LOC134683716 gene encoding uncharacterized protein LOC134683716 — protein sequence MVLIRGLLPLLLFNSAYLWNITKIMIEYSSMCGHNMCSSSETNTSASVMGKFGLCPLCSCNIRCFQYGNCCPEVFYALNISCENPGILDGEFWNVDNRYPVSINKYRNPPVLIVTSCPQSSIKNESNVCFVDDNWNNQIRHMPLTSLKTGLTYRNNLCSVCHNETHEDLLAWGIGIDCRESVDFNFMSSYDDLYNISIINNCSIAYIKDMRNEINLRPCSTENSRLFYGINSCNISGTWKLYDSDIDHACQTYDHQFNYFKNVFCYLCNPPQHDGQSISKCNDTGLWHPYDPELEKLCIETSLTQVIGNFKNIYCYFCNRNNDQTTQHNFIDVTYEVDRYSHFRHLFKIKKFNLKYILYTLVRKMDDEYSSYVNETLVHFLTTPLNELLNSSHVDLYKDELVDIYNKYLAYSGHELFCENYSTFTELENCDCDVHCSIRHRSYNKPCCIDKMIERSKTCTLDENSLKRKTYIVYDDCSNFPQSRLQMLCKQNSNQDLLNILPVTLIKDNIPFKNIFCFLCQYKEINTTFIEEQITDDIEIWEFFISCRTYIPYVVHISLQEYFKFAMQNKCTVDLKPSSNTVECGDESFGKCNTTGKLQQVDQNIRRACERLIVPRDSANPFCKICNPESNTEILYTACNHTGMWPEVLYNQKAVNNCINLPVIEYHAPYKNVFCKECNIQLDSLSDVGSLNIYVYTIDEKNNNDSGEINIPDYIFQPTFRVLFSLLDYDRTSTNKKDKEECRTDQLYNSIMVIFTVHVIISSLV from the coding sequence ATGGTTTTGATAAGAGGACTTTTACCATTACTATTGTTTAATTCGGCTTATTTATGGAACATAACAAAGATTATGATAGAATATTCTTCAATGTGTGGACATAATATGTGCAGTAGCAGTGAAACAAACACATCTGCATCAGTAATGGGCAAGTTTGGTCTATGTCCGTTATGCAGTTGTAACATTAGGTGTTTTCAATATGGTAATTGTTGTCCTGAAGTGTTTTATGCACTCAATATTTCATGTGAAAATCCAGGAATACTTGATGGAGAATTTTGGAACGTTGACAACAGATATCCAGTTAGCATTAACAAATATCGAAATCCTCCCGTTTTAATTGTAACATCTTGTCCTCAAAGCTCCATTAAAAACGAAAGCAATGTATGTTTTGTTGATGATAATTGGAACAATCAAATACGACATATGCCCCTAACATCATTGAAAACAGGTCTAACATATAGAAACAACCTTTGTTCAGTCTGTCACAATGAGACTCATGAAGATCTATTAGCATGGGGGATTGGTATCGATTGTCGCGAATCAGTAGACTTTAATTTCATGTCGTCATATGATGACctttataatatttcaattattaataATTGTAGTATAGCCTACATAAAAGACATGAGGAATGAAATAAATCTCCGACCATGTAGCACTGAAAACTCAAGGCTTTTCTATGGCATTAATTCATGTAACATATCTGGAACATGGAAATTGTACGATTCAGATATAGATCACGCATGTCAGACTTACGATCatcaattcaattattttaaaaacgtGTTTTGTTATCTTTGTAATCCACCACAGCATGATGGACAGTCGATATCGAAATGCAATGATACAGGTTTGTGGCACCCATATGATCCAGAGCTGGAAAAGCTATGTATAGAGACATCACTTACTCAAGTGATAGGTAACTTTAAGAATATATACTGCTACTTTTGCAATAGAAATAATGATCAAACAACGCAACATAACTTCATTGATGTAACGTATGAAGTGGACAGATATAGTCACTTCAGACATCTTTTCAAGATTAAGAAATTCAATTTAAAGTATATACTTTACACGCTTGTCAGAAAAATGGACGATGAATATTCCAGTTATGTTAATGAAACTTTGGTACATTTTCTCACCACACCTCTGAATGAACTTTTAAACTCAAGCCATGTTGACCTGTATAAAGATGAATTAGTAGACATATATAATAAGTATCTGGCATATTCTGGACATGAATTATTTTGTGAAAACTACTCGACGTTCACAGAACTAGAGAATTGTGATTGTGATGTCCATTGTAGCATCAGACACCGGTCATATAATAAACCTTGTTGTATTGACAAAATGATTGAGAGGAGTAAAACCTGTACCCTGGATGAAAACTCACTGAAAAGGAAAACATACATAGTGTACGATGACTGCTCTAATTTTCCTCAGTCACGGTTACAAATGCTTTGTAAACAGAACTCTAACCAGGACCTGTTGAACATTTTACCAGTGACATTAATTAAAGATAACATtccattcaaaaatatattttgcttCTTATGccaatataaagaaataaacacaACGTTCATAGAAGAACAGATTACAGATGATATAGAAATATGGGAGTTTTTCATTTCTTGCAGAACATATATTCCGTATGTCGTTCATATTTCCTTAcaagaatatttcaaatttgcaatGCAAAATAAATGTACAGTAGATTTAAAGCCATCGAGTAATACTGTTGAGTGTGGGGATGAAAGCTTCGGTAAATGCAACACTACAGGAAAATTGCAACAGGTAGACCAAAATATCAGACGGGCGTGTGAACGTTTAATTGTACCAAGAGACAGTGCAAAtccattctgtaaaatatgCAATCCGGAATCTAACACGGAAATATTATACACTGCTTGTAATCACACTGGAATGTGGCCAGAAGTCCTGTACAACCAAAAAGCTGTGAATAACTGCATTAATCTGCCTGTAATTGAATATCATGCAccttataaaaatgtattttgtaaagAATGTAACATTCAATTAGATAGTTTATCAGACGTAGGaagtttaaacatatatgtttatactattgacgaaaaaaacaacaatgatTCTGGAGAAATTAATATCCCAGACTACATTTTCCAACCTACATTTCGTGTCTTGTTTTCTCTATTAGACTACGACAGAACAtctacaaacaaaaaagataagGAGGAGTGCAGAACAGACCAACTGTACAACTCTATTATGGTAATATTTACGGTACATGTTATCATTTCATCACTTGTTTGA
- the LOC134683719 gene encoding uncharacterized protein LOC134683719, which produces MEAVDVRLPNNSLSPFNKQDLTIKIGDKEIFVKKDDLMEVSPVFQTMLTANFQEKDAQLIELPDKDPTTFALFLRHTLPGFDGLELQESTARLILPLAHEYQTDTTLSKIDQVLAACLENREYECDKKLTDEILTAEFYNLQQYVAACIDKAATFSHKAFIKNPKFHGVSGDTKSEIFLNMCKEMEVRNEQCVQETEIRIEQCIKELEVNAKPRCQSCCSSDRFYDACNKLKLISKASGTRFWVLK; this is translated from the exons ATGGAAGCTGTTGATGTCAGACTACCAAATAATTCACTCTCTCCGTTCAACAAACAGGATTTAACCATTAAAATTGGCGATAAAGAGATTTTTGTCAAGAAAGACGATTTAATGGAAGTTTCACCAGTTTTCCAGACAATGCTCACAGCAAATTTTCAGGAAAAAGACGCTCAGCTAATTGAACTTCCAGATAAGGACCCAACTACATTTGCTCTTTTTCTAAGACACACATTACCTGGTTTTGATGGATTAGAATTACAAG AATCAACAGCTCGCCTTATTCTACCATTGGCGCATGAATACCAGACTGAcacaactttatcaaaaatagaCCAGGTATTGGCTGCATGTTTAGAAAATAGGGAATATGAATGTGACAAAAAGTTAACTGATGAAATTTTAACAGCTGAATTCTACAATCTGCAACAATATGTAGCTGCATGCATTGACAAGGCAGCAACATTCTCCCATAAGGCGTTTATAAAAAACCCAAAGTTCCATGGTGTTTCAGGTGATACAAAATCTGAGATATTCTTGAATATGTGTAAAGAAATGGAAGTACGGAATGAACAATGCGTTCAGGAGACGGAAATACGAATTGAACAATGCATTAAGGAGCTGGAAGTAAATGCCAAACCTAGGTGTCAGTCTTGTTGTAGTTCCGACAGGTTTTACGATGCCTGCAACAAACTCAAATTAATAAGCAAAGCTAGCGGTACCCGATTCTGGGTATTAAAATGA